The Acipenser ruthenus chromosome 15, fAciRut3.2 maternal haplotype, whole genome shotgun sequence genomic sequence AGAGGCAATAATCCCTTTTCTTCCAAGACCAAGGGTAGAGAGAGCTAGCTCAGGGCAGGAAAGCAGAGGTGAGGCATAAATCACAATGCTAGGGTCTCAACAGCAGGAACTTTGGATGTAATTGTATCCTGATAACATGTGCTAGAGGTTTTGGTGGATATGTCCTGAAGCAGGATTGTGACTTGAGTTATACCACAAACTCAATTtaacatttcctttttttcttttacaggaaTATTTACAAGAACAGATAGCGGTGAGCGATAGTGATTATTTTGTCAATTATAATACCTATTTTCTTTTCAACTATATGGACAAAAAGCATTTTTACTGCATGTTACTTTTTGCTCCTGTTAATATCATATGTAATAGATGTAAgatttgggttttttgttttgaaatgtttttttgtttgtttcaagttAATCCAATCAACAGGTCGGGTGCGAGGGACCCTGCCCCTGACAGTCCTCAAAGTCCTAGCTTCCCAAGCCTGCCATGGTAAGACATTGAATGAAAGAATATTCCATTTCAAAAGATGTTTTTCTTTATCGCCAGTGATACAAAGCTAACATGCAGCTGTATACAGTGAAATAAAGTTGGTATGTTTCCATCACTTGATGCACGTTTCTGGTTTCACAACATATTTCTGAGTGTGATTAAATTAACCATGTACACACTTTATAAAGCAGTCTTGCTAAACTGAAATGCATATGAACATGACTGATGGCAGGTTAATTAATGTCATGGTATAGACTACACTGAGACTGTAATTATAGAATTGACAGTATTCATATTGATTTCACAGGAGCTATCAAGTTTAATGACAGCCTGAGTATGGAGGAGTGCTGCAGATTAATTGAGTCCCTTTCGGTGTGTCAGCTGCCTTTCCAGTGTGCTCATGGTAGACCCTCAATGCTTCCTCTGGTAGACTTGGATCATTTAGAAATGGAAAAGCAGGTACGTCCAGGGCAGGGGCAGGGACAGACAAAGAACTGGTTTTGTTTCAGAAAAGAAAATTGTTGTATGAACTTCTTAGTCATCAGATTTGACTCTTAGTCAAAGTTTGGATAGCTCTGGtttaaagaatataaattaataattgaCATGATGATCAATGCTTTCTATTGGCTGCTGAttcattttgaatatttttttttcttttcaggacCCTCCAAAACCAAATCTAATGAAACTGAGGAAGCTACATCGAGCGTGGGAACTGTATGGAAAGCAGTGATGTGTTTGCGATCAGTGATTGCACATCTATTTCATATTTTCTCCTTTTATGAGCAATGCAAATGAttgatactgtatttatgtaattgtgAACCAGTTAAACTGGTTTGTGTTGTGATGTAAATGACTGAGCTGCTATAATTTATCTaaaagtatttgtatttattatatgtatgTAATTCTAATAAAATGCTAatgttactgttttgtttatttaaggtAGTGCCTAAACTTACttgaaaatgtaatgtattcAATAATTAATTTCAGTCATTAGGAAAGTGTATAttttattgtctttttatttatttatgactgTTTCAGAAATTACAGTTCGTGATCTTCTGGGTGGTAAAGTTCACTCATCAGTCTATAAATATAGGAAGGAGCATTTCCCCCgatattagaaataaataatgttataagTTCTGGAGGAACGTAATCGAAAACTGGACTATGCACGTTCACTTTTGAGAGTATCTcacctaaaagaaaaaaagaaaatattagtaTTCTAATTATACATCCAGGGATGCCCCATATACTTGTTTCCTCAGACATTAAAGAATCTTTACTATATTGAGCCTTGTTATTTTATGGGTTTAACATCAGTAACATTTACCTTCTGTGAAAGACAAGATCTCCTGCGGGGAAACAAACTTATGGAATGTGTCCTCTTCATTCggaaactgaaaaaaagaaatggacagcATTTAGGAGTTTAATAAACTGTTCCAAACAATGCAGGGATAATATTCTGagatatatttgtatattaatagTTAGAAATCCCCCAAATCCAAACAGCTCTCAACGGTAAGGGTCTCTAAGAGAGGTTTGGGATTTTTCTATGAAGATGATGTATTGAATTGATTGGAGCAGTGTACCTGGACTTACATTTTATCATGTAGGAAactttttgtttcgtttttttaatcaaaatatccCTGTTATGGAAGCAACTCGAAGCTGTCCTTTCTTATCTGCTTTTCTGCTTGTTAGCAACTGGGTTCTTCGGGTCTAAAATGTCCCTGCTATATTTAGCTATAAACGAACTTGTACATCAAATGGTGTGGCATATTTATAAAGTAAACCAACCTGTGGTGATAGTTTGAACATGGGAGCACAGACAATAAGTGGAGTAGAGTGATGTTTGGCTGCAAGAGCAAGAGTGTGGGTACCATTCACTGCCCTTAATCCACCATTTGCAAGGACTGTCTGAGTGCCAATAATtacctgaaaataaaa encodes the following:
- the LOC117423532 gene encoding DNA mismatch repair protein Mlh3 isoform X2, encoding MFVNLKDLEETQGERRLQDHFLLQEYLQEQIALIQSTGRVRGTLPLTVLKVLASQACHGAIKFNDSLSMEECCRLIESLSVCQLPFQCAHGRPSMLPLVDLDHLEMEKQDPPKPNLMKLRKLHRAWELYGKQ
- the LOC117423532 gene encoding DNA mismatch repair protein Mlh3 isoform X4; the protein is MSSLKKEYLQEQIALIQSTGRVRGTLPLTVLKVLASQACHGAIKFNDSLSMEECCRLIESLSVCQLPFQCAHGRPSMLPLVDLDHLEMEKQDPPKPNLMKLRKLHRAWELYGKQ